From the Oryza glaberrima chromosome 5, OglaRS2, whole genome shotgun sequence genome, one window contains:
- the LOC127775173 gene encoding long chain acyl-CoA synthetase 8, giving the protein MGENTGDNPNMSILQRIATSDVPLVKEYGLPGIIGAILLAVVIPIMLSSIFNKKGKKRAVQADVGGEAGLAMRNSRFSMLVEVPWEGATTMAALFEMASKKYPRHRCLGTRKLINREFVESPDGRKFEKLHLGEYEWDTYAEAFSRACNFASGLIKLGHQRDSRAAIFADTRTEWIIAAQGCFRQNLTVVTIYASLGEDALVHSLNETQVSTLICDSKQLKKLPAISSKLQSVKHVIYIEDEPVEAEVLNQMKHWTTFSFGEVEELGKTSHTDARLPSSTDTAVIMYTSGSTGLPKGVMITHGNMVATTAAVMTIIPKLGTGDVYLAYLPLAHVFELAAETVMLASGAAIGYGSALTMTDTSNKIKKGTKGDVSALKPTLMISVPAILDRIRDAVFKKVGEKGGLTKKLFDIAYKRNLGAIEGSWFGSWAPERMIWDNLIFKPIRSMLGGRIRFVLCGGAPLSSDTQRFMNICLGVPVGQGYGLTETCAGAAFSEWDDTSVGRVGPPLPCCYVKLVSWEEGGYKISDSPMPRGEVVVGGYSITKGYFNNEAKTNEVYKVDERGMRWFYTGDIGQFHPDGCLEIIDRKKDIVKLQHGEYVSLGKVESALTTSNYVDSIMVYADPFHNYCVALVVPAHQALEQWAQNSGINYKNFDELCHNDQAIKEVQQSLSKAAKAARLEKFEIPAKIVLLPEPWTPESGLVTAALKLKREQIKTKFKDDLGKLYH; this is encoded by the exons ATGGGAGAAAATACTGGCGATAATCCAAACATGTCAATTCTTCAAAGAATTGCCACAAGTGATGTTCCACTGGTGAAAGAGTATGGTCTGCCTGGAATTATTGGTGCCATTCTACTTGCTGTAGTTATTCCTATCATGCTTTCTTCCATATTCaacaaaaagggaaagaaaagagCAGTACAAGCTGATGTGGGTGGTGAGGCAGGACTTGCCATGCGAAACAGTAGATTTTCCATGTTAGTTGAAGTTCCATGGGAGGGTGCCACCACAATGGCAGCTTTATTTGAGATGGCTAGCAAAAAATACCCTCGACACAGGTGTCTTGGCACAAGGAAGCTAATCAATAGAGAATTTGTGGAGTCACCTGATGGCAGGAAGTTCGAGAAATTGCATTTAGGTGAATATGAATGGGATACCTACGCAGAAGCATTTAGTCGTGCATGTAATTTTGCTTCTGGTCTCATCAAGTTGGGTCACCAACGAGATAGTCGTGCTGCAATATTTGCTGATACAAGAACTGAGTGGATCATTGCTGCTCAG GGATGCTTTCGACAAAATCTAACAGTTGTAACTATCTATGCATCTCTTGGCGAGGATGCACTGGTGCATTCACTGAATGAG ACACAGGTTTCAACTCTGATATGTGATTCAAAGCAACTTAAGAAGCTACCTGCAATCAGTTCCAAGTTGCAGAGTGTTAAGCATGTTATCTATATTGAGGATGAACCTGTTGAGGCTGAGGTACTCAATCAAATGAAGCACTGGACAACATTTTCTTTTGGTGAAGTTGAAGAATTGGGTAAAACATCACATACAGATGCAAGATTACCTTCAAGCACTGATACTGCAGTTATTATGTATACAAGTGGAAGTACGGGTCTTCCCAAG GGTGTAATGATTACACATGGAAATATGGTGGCCACAACTGCAGCTGTCATGACAATCATACCAAAACTTGGCACAGGGGATGTTTATCTGGCATACCTTCCGCTGGCTCATGTCTTTGAACTAGCAGCAGAG ACTGTCATGTTAGCTTCTGGTGCTGCCATTGGATATGGCTCAGCTCTGACTATGACAGatacatcaaataaaataaagaagggGACAAAAGGAGATGTTTCTGCACTGAAGCCTACTCTTATGATTTCAGTCCCTGCAATTTTAGACCGCATCAGAGATGCCGTGTTTAAAAAG GTTGGTGAGAAGGGTGGTCTGACCAAAAAGCTGTTTGACATTGCCTATAAACGAAATCTTGGAGCTATTGAAGGAAGTTGGTTTGGATCCTGGGCACCAGAGAGGATGATATGGGATAACCTCATTTTTAAACCAATACGTTCCATGCTTGGTGGGCGCATTAGATTTGTTCTTTGTGGTGGTGCACCTCTATCGAGTGACACACAAAGATTTATGAATATATGTCTTGG TGTACCAGTAGGTCAAGGCTATGGATTGACAGAGACTTGTGCTGGAGCAGCCTTTTCTGAATGGGATGACACAAGTGTGGGCCGTGTTGGTCCACCCCTTCCTTGTTGCTATGTCAAG CTCGTTTCATGGGAAGAAGGTGGCTATAAAATTTCTGATTCTCCAATGCCCCGAGGAGAGGTTGTAGTTGGTGGATACAGCATAACAAAAGGTTATTTCAACAATGAAGCAAAAACAAATGAGGTCTACAAG GTAGATGAGAGGGGAATGCGCTGGTTTTACACTGGAGATATTGGCCAGTTCCATCCTGATGGGTGCCTCGAGATCATTGATAGAAAAAAGGATATAGTAAAACTTCAGCATGGAGAATATGTGTCTCTTGGCAAG GTTGAATCAGCTCTAACTACTAGCAATTATGTGGACAGCATAATGGTTTATGCTGATCCATTTCATAATTATTGTGTGGCGTTGGTAGTGCCGGCGCACCAGGCCTTAGAGCAGTGGGCTCAAAATTCTGGGATTAACTACAAAAACTTTGATGAGCTGTGCCACAATGATCAAGCCATTAAGGAGGTCCAGCAATCTCTATCAAAG GCTGCAAAAGCAGCGAGGCTTGAGAAGTTTGAAATACCAGCAAAGATTGTGTTGCTGCCTGAACCATGGACTCCAGAGTCTGGGCTGGTGACAGCTGCACTTAAACTGAAGAGGGAGCAGATAAAGACCAAATTCAAAGATGATCTGGGCAAGCTCTATCACTGA
- the LOC127775172 gene encoding protein FAR1-RELATED SEQUENCE 5-like: protein MEDNDDRASAEITTDQENHLKDALIQVFAATSEHQEGEGEGAEVVQDEEIGEGVEGVRDEEIGDINSKPDKPYVGMEFHDKDEAKNYYDDYARKWGFITKISSCRRSQITKQYNRYEFACHSERNSRESGASAGSRSRRSSRVLKTGCKARMVVVKRDEKWVVTIVDLDHNHPPLNPSALMSLKPHRLIKDEDHDLLEFLRTNKIPTQRIMSVLCDLYGSMQNIPLARKDVSNLRATMRPEAEGTCTDMAATIKYFQESQADDPSFFYSMELDSESKITSVFWVDGVSREAYREFGDCVFFNTKYITTKYCLPFAPIIGMNNHGQTVLFGCVLLKAEIEETFEWVFQTFLKAMDGKVPKSIMTDQDEAMEKAIANVLPNTSHRRCSWYIWRNAKFKLGVLPSRLEGFEDDLRHCIDESFNVEEFERRWAAVLDRYNLASNKYMQDLYKIREKWVPCYFMDCFFPFMSITQQSEVMEALFKDFVHPGDIIQNFIVQYEKLVQSCLDRDDKQLFLTVKTDANLWSKFPMEEQASKFYTRAIFERFQEHLKNTTMYNVVCEATPYSYLVQNVFGDQSQNRRYVVHCKLEDETFTCVCKQYEREGLLCEHILKVMTHRNVNLIPDKYLFRRWTLKGSDSAATRSHVPLNMAEASTRKMRYSTICKKSVCMASEACRTQEGYNLALRSIEELTDKLAAINLTRQDQHLPRPNICDKNGKGITMGESNTIAEKVLSESCLKDPTKIRPAAFDNNSESARKRNKVMKAVQDLRSPFQVTKLTD, encoded by the coding sequence ATGGAAGACAATGATGACAGGGCGTCAGCTGAGATTACCACTGACCAAGAGAATCATCTCAAGGACGCCTTAATCCAGGTGTTTGCTGCTACTTCTGAACACCAAGAAGGTGAAGGTGAAGGTGCAGAGGTTGTGCAGGATGAAGAGATTGGTGAAGGTGTGGAGGGTGTGCGGGATGAGGAGATTGGAGATATCAATTCGAAGCCCGACAAACCATATGTTGGCATGGAGTTTCATGACAAGGACGAGGCAAAGAACTATTATGATGACTACGCGAGGAAATGGGGTTTCATAACAAAGATTTCAAGCTGTAGAAGAAGCCAGATCACAAAGCAATACAATCGGTATGAGTTCGCTTGCCACTCCGAGCGGAACTCGAGGGAATCTGGTGCTAGTGCTGGCAGCAGGTCAAGGAGGTCCAGTAGAGTTCTGAAGACAGGTTGTAAGGCAAGAATGGTGGTTGTGAAGAGGGATGAGAAGTGGGTGGTCACCATAGTAGATCTGGATCACAACCATccacctttgaacccttctgCACTTATGTCCTTAAAGCCTCATCGCCTCATAAAAGATGAAGATCATGATCTCTTAGAGTTTCTGCGCACAAACAAGATACCCACGCAGAGGATCATGTCTGTTCTCTGTGATTTGTATGGAAGCATGCAAAACATCCCTCTTGCAAGGAAAGATGTGAGCAACCTGAGGGCGACCATGAGGCCAGAGGCTGAGGGCACCTGCACTGATATGGCAGCTACAATCAAATACTTCCAAGAATCGCAAGCAGATGACCCATCATTCTTTTACAGTATGGAATTGGACAGCGAAAGCAAAATTACCAGCGTCTTTTGGGTGGATGGAGTATCAAGGGAAGCATATAGAGAATTTGGTGATTGCGtgttttttaacacaaaatacaTCACAACAAAGTACTGTCTTCCATTTGCGCCCATTATTGGTATGAACAATCATGGGCAGACTGTGCTTTTCGGGTGTGTGTTGCTGAAGGCTGAAATTGAGGAGACATTTGAATGGGTGTTTCAGACTTTTCTTAAGGCCATGGATGGGAAAGTGCCAAAGAGTATCATGACAGATCAAGATGAAGCAATGGAGAAAGCAATCGCAAATGTTTTGCCAAACACATCTCATAGGCGTTGCTCATGGTACATATGGAGAAATGCTAAGTTCAAGCTTGGTGTGCTGCCGTCTCGGTTGGAAGGGTTTGAAGATGACCTAAGACATTGCATTGACGAGTCGTTTAATGTTGAAGAGTTTGAAAGAAGATGGGCTGCTGTGCTTGACCGATACAATTTGGCAAGCAACAAGTATATGCAGGACCTCTACAAAATCAGAGAAAAATGGGTTCCATGCTATTTCATGGACTGCTTCTTCCCATTTATGAGCATTACCCAACAGAGTGAGGTGATGGAAGCATTGTTCAAGGATTTTGTTCACCCTGGGGACATCATCCAGAACTTCATCGTGCAATATGAGAAGCTCGTTCAATCTTGTCTGGACAGGGATGATAAACAGCTCTTTCTTACTGTCAAAACAGATGCAAATTTGTGGTCCAAATTTCCAATGGAGGAGCAGGCATCAAAATTCTACACTCGTGCAATATTTGAGAGGTTTCAGGAGCACCTCAAGAACACTACTATGTACAATGTAGTATGCGAGGCAACCCCTTATTCCTATTTGGTCCAAAATGTGTTTGGTGACCAAAGCCAGAACAGAAGATATGTTGTTCATTGCAAATTGGAGGATGAGACCTTCACATGTGTTTGCAAGCAGTATGAGAGGGAAGGATTACTCTGTGAGCATATCCTAAAGGTGATGACACATAGGAATGTCAATCTGATACCAGATAAATACTTGTTCCGTAGGTGGACTCTGAAGGGATCAGACAGTGCTGCTACACGAAGTCATGTACCTTTGAACATGGCTGAAGCGTCCACTAGGAAAATGAGGTATTCAACAATTTGCAAGAAATCAGTGTGCATGGCAAGTGAGGCATGTAGAACACAGGAAGGATACAATCTAGCCCTCCGTTCAATTGAAGAACTGACTGACAAGCTTGCCGCTATTAACTTGACCCGACAAGATCAACACCTTCCTCGGCCCAACATTTGTGATAAGAATGGGAAAGGGATCACCATGGGTGAGAGTAATACGATAGCTGAGAAGGTGCTTTCAGAAAGCTGTCTAAAAGATCCAACAAAAATCAGGCCTGCTGCGTTTGACAATAATAGTGAGTCAGCAAGAAAGAGAAACAAAGTGATGAAAGCGGTGCAAGATCTCAGGAGTCCATTTCAGGTAACAAAACTGACGGATTGA